tCTCTTAAgatgattgggtaaggaaaagatcaaaatacCCTTCATATTTTCGAGTAACTTTCCCTATTTGGATAGCCCGACTTCAAACAGGCATATTTACCTCATATGAGCTCGAAAATTAGCAAACTCAGTGGtgttcaaaagatgatttcaaaaCCTTTCATTCGATATTTATGTGACTCCTAAATCATCTTGGTGCTAAAAGGTATGGTCATTTGATATTGACCCAAAACTTAAAAGAATCTGACTTGAAGGAACTCTCTTTAGTTCTTTTTGGAATTCAAGGTACTACATCTAGCTGCCCTACAACTTAAGAAAATTCTTAATGCCTCAGTAAAATCTTACTCTCAACAAAGAATGGTTCGAGTCTAAGCTCAAacgattttcaaggtgttacaacaTGATACAATGAATACAATATGTTTTAATCTTCTCTATCAAATGTATTATGTATCAATTATATTCAATCAATTATAGGTGAGAGATTTGTATTTTATATCAATTGTATTCAGAAATCTATGTTTGTATTTTCTATTAATTGTATTTGCATTTAGTATCAATTGTATTCAAACtctcttgcctctctcctctctcaccCAGATCTCACTCacttctctcctctctcttctaGTCTCGCATGTCTCTCCTTCCAAAACATGtagttataatttataattaagaaaattataactataaatcTCTAATTAGGACCAAATTacagtaatttttttttaaatcataaataaatttgttcgAACAGAGGGCAAATTtggcaaaaagaaaaataaaagcacAGAAgaaacatatatacaaatatttaaacCAAAAGAAATTAGGGAAGCTCTCAACTCCTTCATTCTACTCGTATATACTCATATGTCGGCTTCTTGAAGTCTTCGGAGAGGAAgcgtcttcttcttcaagctcaaGGCTTCTGCAAGTTGATGAGGTTCATATGAAGCTTTGATCTTTACTTTGATATCCTCATATAGCGCTATATCTAAGAAAATGTTTCACTACACATGAGACATCTAATAAGTTAATATATGCCATTAAATCAGTTTCCTTAAAGACATCTTCGGTCCACAGATCATGAAATTTCTGTGTATAGTGTCTTTAAAGGTATGAGCTCCTCTTGTAATTGTTACCTGAGTTCATAAACTAGATCTCATTTTATTGCTAGAATTTCTTTTTTGCAAATTTGGCAAaagttttttattatattgttgaatttgttcattccttttatgttttctaaaaTTAAGTTTTTGATATATGCCTCATACCATTTCATGTCTCATGAGTTAATCactctttcttgtttttacaataataatataataaatcacacaaatattttatcttCACCAATCTTGACAATTCACTTTATGttgctttctttttcttttttcttacaTCAATTAAAGATTTATTTCTCTATTCATATGTCACGTTGAGTTTATTAAAGGtataaaaattacttatatttaaaaagaaactcgtaggaaataaaataaaatcaatcacatctcttttgtatttatttgtagAAAATCAAGTctgcattaaaaaaaattatgtgttttAGTGTAAATATAATTCTATGCTTTTTAAGTTATTCGATATTTGAAATTTAGTTGCCAAATTATATAGATTAAGGTTGAATAAATCTACTGGCGGGATAAAGCATGTCTGTGATGAAATTCTCAACTCACAGCTCGGGCTCGAGACCTCTGGTTAATAGTGAAAAGGATTTCAATGATTCCTTCACACCCATTGTTGGTAAGTTTTATGTCTTAATTCACTTATGTTTCATCAATTTGgtatcaaaacttttttttctcttctaaaTCTTCTTGTCTTCGATTGTTCTTGAGCTATGCATATCAGATACACTAAACACATATGTACCAACATAAATCAAACATAAATACACATATTATCTTTGaaactgaaataaaaatccACAAATACAGATCTGTATGAATCATTAACCAAACATTATACATGGTTATATAGAGTATATAATTACTTATACATTTTATAAAGGCCTCATAAGATTGAGATAATTCTATTTTAACCATAGAAGGAATTGGACCCCACAAACCTATGCATGCTACCTAAATTCCGGCCCAACCCAGTTAATGTtccattataaatttataatcaaaatttactctcatcaaatgaaatttcactactattgaataattataatcTTGACTGTtcgataaattatgattttgatcTTTGTCATTTTTCATTGAGAATTTTTaccttaactaaaataaaaaatatatgtctaTGATCTccttatatagaaaaaaaatatgttatatttaaaatattataattgtaATAATCATATTATCTCAAACAAAGAATAACAACTTAACCCAACACATgggtatttaatttttgttagttAATAATTCATTGAACTTGTGAAGATTGACAATTAGCTGAAGAATCAAAAGTGCACAGatcaattaataaaaacttATTTGTATTGATCTAGCTATTGTAAGGAtccaaattaataattttaaaatttcaaggactaaaaatcaattttcttgCTTTTGTCTTTCTCTAGATCTAGAATTGCTTTTGTCCTAGTCAAGATCATTTTTAgatgataaatttaatttttatatattgatgcTATTTTATAAGAAGTATTTATATTATCAATGTAATTTAGCTtgttataacatattatatttttttttttttctaattattgatTCCACGTATTATGAAATGTTACAGACTGTAAATATGTTTTAGGTAATCAATAATACCAattctttcaaaacaattttaaaaactcTTTGATGTTTGAATTACCTCTTCTTATTTTTGGGATGctaattttgtataaaaaaaacaagtggCTAATTTAGTTGTTACGATGCCTTGTAGAGTTTTGCTTCTTTCTTCCAAAACATGACAAattgtttattgttattttgtaaCCTAATTTCTTATCCCCATTTAAAGCTTTTATGTCATATAATCCAACACTTAACCGATTAAGATTTATCGGGCTTTTATGTCATATAATCCAGCACATAACCGATTAAGATTTATCGGTTCAGGATCCACATGAGAAGAAGCtaattttctctcttcttttttattaggatttttcatgatataattttaaatacttgaaaTTTTGCAGGTAGGTAGTAGCTATAACTAGAATATCTACAATAATACATAAAAGAATGGATCTTATTTTTGATAGAAATTTTCACACAAATACTCGATCGAAATCACTGATATACCCATCATAATTGTATACGAAATATAATTAtactatatagatatataatagATATAAGTTAAATCCTAATAATTACCTATATGTCTAACATTGATAATATGGAAGTACCAAAATTACCAAGACAGTTTAGTAATATATTTGGTGCTTCTAAAAGTTTGAAAGccgaaaaagaaaggaaaagtaTATCTATATATGTAAAGTGAATTTACAATGTAATCTATCAAaaaatgtgtcacataaatttaGATGGATAAAATATTAACTAGACGTACATTATTGTATACTTAGAGTACATAACATTTGGTTCTTCTAGCTATATATAACCTCATTATTGAATCACTTATTCCACACTCACTCTCCTACTCTACAAGAAATTATCTCCTTGGGAAAAATCTAAAGTTTCTATATTAGCTACATTagaaagtttttctttattctaTTTTTGGGAAACTGATTTTATATTTGTGTAGAATATATCATTGGTTTACAagtatattattcttttttctttgaattttaattatatatttcttcAATTGTACCATCCCAATAAATGGATTATACAAATAGTCGATATTTCAGTCACTATTCAGCATCTTCCCCATTTCACAAAGAATTTGTGGGGCAAGAGGCAAATTCTCAAAGATTTCAGAAATTTATTAGTCAAGATTTATATGAGTCTAATAATTTTCGTATGTACATTTACAAGGTACAGAAGTGCTCAAAACTTTACAGTCACGATTGGACATCTTGCCCTTTTACCCATGAAGGGGAAAAAGCACGTCGACGTGACCCAAGGAAATACAACTATTTGCCAATTCCTTGCCCTGGTTATAAATTCGCATCTTGCATAAAGGGAGATAATTGTGAATTATGCCATGGAGTTTTTGAGTACTGGTTACACCCTGCGAAGTACAGGATCAGTCCGTGCCAAGCTGGCACGTCGTGTAAAAGACCAGTCTGTTTCTTCGCACATACACTAAATGAGCTTCGTCCTGAGATGAAGTACAATTGGTCCTTTGTGTATCAATACCCTATATACATCCAATCATATCCAGACATTATCATTGAAAATGGTCCATATGGTAATTGGATGATTGTTCCTTGCAACCCTCAACTACAACCACCACCACATAATCAC
The window above is part of the Solanum pennellii chromosome 5, SPENNV200 genome. Proteins encoded here:
- the LOC107020169 gene encoding zinc finger CCCH domain-containing protein 2-like yields the protein MDYTNSRYFSHYSASSPFHKEFVGQEANSQRFQKFISQDLYESNNFRMYIYKVQKCSKLYSHDWTSCPFTHEGEKARRRDPRKYNYLPIPCPGYKFASCIKGDNCELCHGVFEYWLHPAKYRISPCQAGTSCKRPVCFFAHTLNELRPEMKYNWSFVYQYPIYIQSYPDIIIENGPYGNWMIVPCNPQLQPPPHNHFYSTTALGHGNSLNPQQIPSENTSNFGLFAQPPPSSSLTQPKFVHNVQNESDFSLFQQTTQS